From Citricoccus sp. SGAir0253, a single genomic window includes:
- a CDS encoding amidase, which translates to MTDLLETGAVGLVAMLRSRELSSRELVEAHLRRIEEVNPVVNAVVTLDPEGALAAAKRADAAAAAGRLLGPLHGLPMTHKDTHRTRGMRTTQGSTVLRDQVPRQDDLVIARLRAAGVVTTGKNNVPEFAAGSHTFNDVFGTTTNPYAPDRSAGGSSGGLAAALAARIQPLGDGSDMGGSVRIPASFCNVVGFRPSYGVIPAPSPLDAWQWLGRTGPMARTVEDVALFMAAVAGPVPEVSPAAPLTAESFAGLPGQEPDGAPLGGVRIGWSPDLGIGIPVEPAVLAVLEARLRVFEDLCAVVEEAAIDLREADRVFAATRAMHFAAHLGDVVDAHPDRVKPEIAWNVEQGRRLTARDWIAVTAARTRLQRRVRDFFARYDLFLTPTAQVLPFDATLRYPASVAGVGCETYLDWMRSACVVSATGLPALGVPGGFTPGGLPVGFQFVADHFDDVRLLRWGRAFEGATEVFRRRPALLEPAA; encoded by the coding sequence ATGACCGACCTGCTGGAGACGGGCGCCGTCGGCCTGGTGGCGATGCTGCGCTCCCGGGAGCTGTCCTCCCGGGAACTCGTCGAGGCGCACCTGCGCCGCATCGAGGAGGTCAACCCGGTGGTCAACGCCGTGGTGACCCTGGACCCCGAGGGCGCGCTGGCGGCCGCGAAGCGCGCCGACGCGGCCGCGGCCGCCGGGCGGCTCCTGGGCCCGTTGCACGGGCTGCCGATGACCCACAAGGACACCCACCGCACGCGGGGGATGCGGACCACGCAGGGGTCCACCGTCCTCCGGGACCAGGTCCCGCGCCAGGACGACCTGGTCATCGCCCGCCTGCGGGCAGCCGGCGTCGTGACGACCGGCAAGAACAACGTCCCGGAGTTCGCCGCCGGCTCCCACACCTTCAACGACGTCTTCGGGACCACCACGAACCCCTACGCCCCCGACCGCAGCGCGGGCGGCTCCAGCGGGGGACTCGCCGCGGCCCTGGCCGCGCGCATCCAGCCGCTGGGCGACGGCAGCGACATGGGCGGGTCCGTGCGGATCCCCGCCTCGTTCTGCAACGTGGTCGGCTTCCGCCCCTCGTACGGGGTGATCCCCGCGCCGTCTCCCCTCGACGCCTGGCAGTGGCTCGGCCGCACCGGGCCGATGGCCCGGACGGTGGAGGACGTCGCGCTGTTCATGGCCGCCGTCGCCGGGCCCGTCCCGGAGGTGTCCCCGGCCGCGCCGCTGACGGCGGAGTCGTTCGCCGGGCTGCCGGGGCAGGAGCCCGACGGCGCCCCACTGGGCGGCGTTCGCATCGGCTGGTCCCCGGACCTGGGGATCGGGATCCCGGTCGAGCCCGCCGTGCTGGCCGTGCTCGAGGCCCGCCTGCGGGTGTTCGAGGACCTCTGCGCCGTCGTCGAGGAGGCGGCCATCGACCTGCGCGAGGCCGACCGGGTGTTCGCCGCGACGCGGGCGATGCACTTCGCGGCGCACCTGGGGGACGTCGTGGACGCCCACCCGGACCGGGTCAAGCCGGAGATCGCCTGGAACGTGGAGCAGGGACGGCGGCTCACGGCCCGGGACTGGATCGCCGTGACCGCCGCCCGGACCCGGCTGCAGCGCCGCGTCCGGGACTTCTTCGCCCGGTACGACCTGTTCCTGACGCCCACGGCGCAGGTCCTGCCCTTCGACGCCACGCTGCGGTACCCGGCCTCCGTGGCCGGGGTGGGCTGCGAGACCTACCTGGACTGGATGCGCTCGGCGTGCGTGGTCTCCGCCACCGGGCTGCCGGCCCTCGGCGTGCCGGGAGGGTTCACGCCCGGGGGGCTGCCGGTGGGGTTCCAGTTCGTCGCCGACCACTTCGACGACGTGCGGCTGTTGCGCTGGGGGCGGGCGTTCGAGGGGGCGACGGAGGTCTTCCGCCGGCGTCCGGCCCTGTTGGAGCCGGCCGCCTGA
- a CDS encoding glycosyl hydrolase — protein sequence MTGARPCPRRRRTRWPARAGVVALAAALLVGCAAPGRSADPAPPWFGGYDDVQVTEDSPGTPSQTTVLSFVVADPEDPCAPSWGAAHDLDDAAATLGLEDRVRDLRAGGDEVAVSFGGAHHQELATVCEDAGRLAAAYAAVVERYGVDVVDLDVEADDLGRSEANARRGEALARLQRQRPADRPLQVWLTVPVGVEGLEEDARALVADTLAAGVDVTGVNLMTMNFGQGAPDVAAQAEAAARAAVPQVGSLYAEAGQSLADDRAWHRIGLTPMIGQNDIDGEVLDLDAAREVNRFARDQGVGRVSYWSRDRDRPCPPGDGGHPPVHDCSGVDQRPGDFAEALGAELAPVPPRAAP from the coding sequence ATGACAGGTGCTCGCCCGTGCCCTCGGCGCCGCCGAACCCGGTGGCCGGCCCGCGCCGGTGTCGTCGCGCTGGCGGCCGCGCTCCTGGTGGGGTGCGCCGCTCCGGGCCGCTCCGCCGACCCGGCTCCGCCGTGGTTCGGCGGCTACGACGACGTCCAGGTGACCGAGGACTCGCCCGGCACGCCCTCCCAGACGACCGTGCTCTCCTTCGTGGTGGCCGATCCGGAGGACCCGTGCGCCCCCTCGTGGGGGGCCGCCCACGACCTGGACGACGCCGCGGCCACGCTCGGCCTCGAGGACCGCGTCCGGGACCTGCGGGCGGGCGGGGACGAGGTCGCCGTCTCGTTCGGCGGCGCCCACCACCAGGAACTGGCCACCGTGTGCGAGGACGCCGGCCGCCTGGCCGCCGCGTACGCGGCGGTGGTGGAGCGGTACGGGGTGGACGTCGTGGACCTGGACGTCGAGGCGGACGACCTGGGCCGCTCCGAGGCCAATGCGCGGCGCGGCGAGGCCCTCGCGCGCCTGCAGCGGCAGCGTCCCGCCGACCGGCCCCTCCAGGTGTGGCTCACCGTCCCGGTCGGCGTGGAGGGGCTGGAGGAGGACGCCCGTGCGCTCGTCGCCGACACCCTCGCGGCCGGCGTGGACGTGACGGGGGTCAACCTCATGACGATGAACTTCGGCCAGGGCGCCCCGGACGTGGCCGCCCAGGCGGAGGCCGCCGCCCGCGCCGCGGTGCCCCAGGTGGGCTCGCTGTACGCCGAGGCGGGCCAGTCCCTCGCGGACGACCGGGCCTGGCACCGCATCGGCCTCACGCCGATGATCGGGCAGAACGACATCGACGGCGAGGTCCTGGACCTGGACGCGGCCCGCGAGGTGAACCGGTTCGCGCGGGACCAGGGCGTGGGCCGGGTCTCGTACTGGTCGCGGGACCGCGACCGGCCCTGCCCTCCCGGGGACGGCGGCCATCCGCCCGTGCACGACTGCAGCGGGGTGGACCAGCGTCCCGGGGACTTCGCCGAGGCCCTCGGTGCCGAGCTGGCCCCGGTCCCGCCCCGCGCAGCGCCCTGA